The following DNA comes from Dermacentor andersoni chromosome 2, qqDerAnde1_hic_scaffold, whole genome shotgun sequence.
GCGAGCGAAAGAGATAGCGGGTATGGTTCCGTGCGTTCCATTGTTGTAACGTGACGCGACCGACGAACAGTCGAGTGAAGTTGCCTGTCGGGACGCTTCTTGACAGTGAGAGTGACAGACGCTGACCTTGTTGACGAGCAAATGCTGCTAGGTCGGCATACCCTTTAGTAAAGGCGCTGCTTCAGCATATCTCTAATGCTGCCTATAGTCCGCGTTTTCGATTTTGATGGTGCCGCTGTACGTGGCATCCAGTGAAGTATGGTATGTCGTGTCCATTCTAGACAGGTTGGAGGCAAACTTGTCAAACTTCAGCCAAACCGAAATTCAGCTGGAGACGTATACGCACATTCACGTAGACACGCTGAAAATTAGTAAATACACACCACGCACCCATATTTCTGACTTGCTGCTTAGTGAGGCGAGAAAAGACATTGGTAAAATTATGCACGTAATGAATCGTGTACGACCCCTGTGCAGTAAAAACGCATGCGTGCCTGTGTGTTATCGGACGCGCCTCCACTCACCTATAGAGAAACAGTTTCTGTCGCTGCGATTGCGCTATTTCCTGTTCACGACCCTGAATTGTCTTGCACCAGATAAAATCACCTTGCGTCCGAGAGGCTTGCAGTTagcggggttttttttttttcttctttttaataatGTATTGCGGATGTTGGCACCTTGTTGCCACAGCTGCCTATCTTCAGATCATCTGATTCCATGTCATATCTAAAATATCGAGAATGAAAGCATGAGTGACTCGGAAATACCACGAGGCTGGCACTGAGACGCCTATAATCTCCGGTTACGCACAAATTAACGTTCCTCAACTCTTTCCTGAGTCATCAATCCCGAGATCGAAATCATATAAGTGATTTGGCGCTGCAAAGAGCTCCGCGAGAAAACGAATACACGCCGGAAAGGACGCCAAGCGTTCGTGCACGTTTACTCGTAATTAttagcaacgaaaaaaaaattactatacACACGCGCGAGGCTTACATTTGTGGCATCTCTTTTTGCTTCAGTTGTACAGTGTGTGTAAAAAGTGCACGGAGCGCGGTACCTGAGAAAACTTTGAATATTTCTTCTGCCTGGGCCCGCAATTTCAAATTTGCTGCCTTTATTGGCGTACGCAACCAACATATATAGTGCTATACTGTTTCACTGGCTGCAAGCTAAAACAAGGATAAGATTAGGCTTCTTCGGGGAACCCGCGTCACACAAACTTCTGACTCCTACTGCACATATTCGGTAATTAGCAAGTCTGTATAATagggacaaaaaagaaagaattgagTTATGCTGATCCACCGTGAACGAGGAGACGGGAAACAGAGaggctcgatttttgttaatcacgagCATATAAAGCCAACAGTTCGGCAATGAAGCCAGTGAAAGCATAGGGGCAATTTGCTGTGATTGaacttgaaatgtagaaaataatgaaggggGAGacggggaaatgaaagtggacgaaaaggtaACTTGTCGCAAGTGGGGACagagcccacaaccttcgcattatatGGTCGCTGATGCATCATGTCATTTATACAGCTTTGCGACTTTGCACACGAGATGCCCAATATAAAACTCGCGTGTTGTCGTCAAGCGCGCTCCTTCATTTAGGAAGGGCGAATGAGCGATACCTTTATACTGTTCGTTGGTCAGGTTAAACAAGGAAAGCCAAGAATCAAGTGAATCGTGCCTGATAAAGACACAAAATTTAATGATACGCACGcacaaaacagagagagagaaagagacgggGGGAGGGATTTAGAAGGAAGAACATTGCAGAGAACGCCCGTATAGAATGTTGTGCGAATCTGTCACCTACATACCGTCTCGTTATTCTGACCTTTCTGACCTCGCCTAAACTACAAGAGGCCAAAGAAAACGCTAAGGGTTAAGGAAAGAACTCGCATTATTgatcaggcttttttttttttctactttattTTTCGCATGATTTACCCCGCGGCATATTATTTAAATAAATGCGTCCACTCGTTCATTGTGAGAAAGCTTCATAACTGCTCTGTGCAACTTATCGTATAATTAACTGTTCGTATACTCTGTGGGCTGTTCTGTTCATATTCCGGCACATTTTAGTTCTCTTGTGATTTTCTTCACAATCACGACGAAAGTCTCGATCTCCGTGCACTTtgcctttctttcgtttttgcaAGCGAATATTGTAAGTTTCTGCGATTTTGTTTTCATAATCTCGTGCCTGCGAGAGGCACCGGCTACGCCTTCTCTGACGCATGTGATCTATgggaaagaaataatgaaaataaagTCGAAGCACGGCAACCAGCTATCGCTGTGATACAGTGCTATCCCCCATTCCACGTTTGCCATGAAGTCGTGGGGTGATTCGCGTTCGTGTTGCTCCTCTAAAGAGAGGCGATAAAGAACGAACAAATATGACTGGCAAGGCGGATTTCGCCTTAACAGTCGCATATTAATTAACAGAACGCATGAAAATACAGTACGAAACTATCACCAACAAgcaacaaggaggaggaggaggaaagagaaaagtagaaggcagggaggttaaccagaataacgtccggttggctaccctacaccgggggaatgggaaaggggaacaAGCAACAAAAATTACACTAATATGTGCTACACACACTGATAGCGATCCCACTCCTTTTTATCTCCTTACTATAGTTTTACCGCTGGTTGCAATATTGCGGGAGACAGCTTTGGCAATTGCTGCCGCGTCTGTCACCTTTCTAGAAACACTGTATCAAATTGACAGCACCGTCTTGACGTCAATAGACATTTCGCATTCCCTGCGCTTTTGTTGACTTCGGCAACCTGCGTTCCGTCCGCAGCCCTTTCATTCTCCTGGTAATAACAGGTGGGGTTTTACTCCACAAAGCTGTACAATGACTTATGAGAGACGTCTTATAGCGAAGAGCCACACAGTCGCTTCCACGATAGAGACCAATGGGTATTCAACCCGTTGTCACGGGCAGACGCTGCGGCATAGCATCGTCGTTTACTCGATCGGCAGATAACGTTTGAAATTAGGCTATTAAGAGTGTTTGCTAATACTCAGTTAAGCTCGCTCGGCGCTTTGTTGGGACGCCAACTGCTGCTCGAAGTCTCGCACAGTGAGGCCACGTTATTCCGTCCTTTGTGGCTGAACGTCGATTTCACTAATCCTCGCTCATCCCTGTTTGTAATGACTTAGAGTACCACGTTGCATGCAACGCTTGCGGTTCCAACGAAACCGCAGAACGTGTTCTCGGCGAGTGTTCTTAAGACAAACGCAGAAGCTCTCTCCGCGCTACACTACGCATGCTGGACAACCGATCGTTCACGGAGCTAAAGGCGATAAAATTAAGGCCTCAGGTGTCGAATGTGTGCACAAAGCCAAAGGCTGTGCACAGCCACATGGAACGCCGCCAAAGTTAGTGAAAAAAAATAGCTGTATTGTGTGCGAACACATACAAATCTGTGGGGGTGAAGGcgcgtctgcgtgcgtgcgtgcgtgcgtgcgtgcgtgcgtgcgttctccttcttgttttttttttttttgtctccttccctttctccctcctcctgtgcagggtagaaaaccggatgcAATGCCGGTTAACTTCCTCTTCCTCTCTAAGGAATAATTTCGGCCGCCTGGGCTTCTTCAGCGGTCTCGTAATTGCAGTCAAAGACGTCTGAGAAAGCGAAGTCGCGCGCGCGATGCAACCCTTCTTCGGCCAACACATCTGAGCCCGTGTTCGTGCGCAGCCCCCGTGGACCTGGTGCCGTTCAGCCCCCGGCTGGTGGTGCGCGACGGGAGCACGCTGCGGCTGCGCTGCAACGCGTCGGCCGTGCCCCGCCCCGAGGTGTCGTGGTGGAAGGACGGCGAGCCGCTGCCGGGCGGCGGCCGCGTGCGCCTGCTGCACGGCCCGCCGCCGGACAGCCTGCCGCTGGCGCAGCTCGAGGTCAGCTTCATGGGGGCCGAGGACGAAGCGGTGTACGCCTGCAAGGCGTCGCACCCGGCCTGCGAGCTGAGCGCAACCACCGCCACCAGAGTGTTCGTCAGGAGTGAGTGCTCTCTCTATGCGTGCCCACGTGATCACGCCGTTCCTTCCACTCTCAGGTCTCCCTATATACGGGAGTCTCGAAGCGATTCTAGGAGTCTCGCCGACCGGTGTTGTCTCCCATTGCTCGTCCTCTGCTTTCGTTATTGGAAACTCGTTATTTTTCATACGCGGCGTTACCCATGAATCGCTCGAGGTGCTCGGCCAATCAAAAGCAGCGCCTCCTTTGCCATCATCAGTAACTGCGCTCTGTTCTAATGTCGACGTATTCGCTGGCGGAACAGCGTCATTATGACGCCGGTATACACATAAGGCAGAAATGCAAGACgtgaacattttatttatttatttatttatttatttatttgtttatttttttatttatttatttatttatttatttatttatttatttatttatttatttatttacttacttattcgTTTGTATGTTCTTCTGTTAACTTTCAGTGGTCACTCACGTTGGTTTTGGCGCTGATAgcgtctttcttttcttgaaaggAGAAATAAAGTACCCAAAAGCATGTCGATTCGAACCTCTCCTTAAAACGGATGCACGGATTCCTGGAGACACAATGTCAGAAGTACATTATAGGACATCGAGCTCAGCGCTTTCCATATACAAGTTAGCGAGCGCATATTCCTTGGCGGGCAAATCTATACTCTCGCGGATACCGAAATGTTGACATGGCTGCCTCGTTGAGGACGCAGTCCAGGAGGCCGACTCGGAGATGTTTTTTGAAGCAGTTATAATTAGTTTGCGAActaactgcccccccccccccatctttgtTATCGCGTATGTTATCTAGTATTTTATTCCTGAGTGTGTCTTAACTTTGTGGTTATTTGAGCGTATATGTATATAACGCAACGTTTCTTTAGAAAACCAGAAGACCTAAGCGGTTCATTTGGCTCTTAAGTCATTTACTGCGACAACAGCATTTTCCCACAGTGAAGACGTCCATCTTGTTTTGTCTTGCCTGCTTGTTCGACAAATATTTGCGCTCACCCGTCCACGACGGAATGGCCAAGAAGTCAGCGGTGGTCGGTTGGGGATGTAGGGATAATGCGGTCGAAaaactttttattattattattatggggttttacgtgccaaaaccactttctgattatgaggcactctgaggcaaatttcgaccacttggggtgctttaacgtgcaactaaatctaagtacacgggtgttttcgcatttcgcccccatctaaatgcggccgccgtggctgggattcgatcccgcgacctcgtgctcagcagcccaacaccatagggtCGAAAAACTGTCTATTAATTTGAAGtaagaatatgaaaaaaatatgatATATTTGAAATTACATTGAACTGATAATTATAAATTTTTTGATATTATAGGAAGTGTTGTTTAGATAAATAGTAGGTTCCTTTATCTTCTTTGGGATGCACACAACTTCCTTTCTGCAAACGGTATAATAGCGCGCATATTGTAGAACATTCCAGTTTGTCAGTTATTTCCAAATTATATAAGATACTTGGCTTGGATCGCGAAGCGGAGTGAATCGTTCGGCAGATATTTAACGGGCTTAGAGAAGAAATTCAAAGTACGACTGTGCGGAAGGGCAGGCGGAATTATAAAGTTGGCGAACACGCCACGACCGCGAACGATGCATTACATGAAGTTGTTCGCCCTATCTCCAACACGCGCTGTCCGGAGTTATCTGTTTTTGAACGAATAAAGAAGTATTGAGCAAACAACGTGTCAACCAACAGTTTGCCCAACGCGCCAGACTTACCTTTCCGCTTGCCTCGTACTGCTTGATATCCTCGAGCAACATAATGAGTACAACCGGCTATAGCGACTGGCGTTCGGCCAAGCTGTCTGGCTATAGCTCGTAGTATACTTGCACGCCCGTTTTTATGGGGTCCGTGATTGTGCGCCCGGCGTCTGTTCAGGCTTGGAGACGAGGCAACGACGAAAAATAAATCCTTACAGAAGCCACGCCACAAGGTCGTCGCCGTTTACTTCTTCGCTTCGTACATAATTATTTCCATGTTGCCACCTGACCAGGACCTCGCCCCTTGACGCCTCTTTCCTCTCCTCTCGTCTCTCGATTACACAGGATTGCAGCTACACACCAAGTTGCAGTTCGCGTCTTCAGGGCGTGTGGCGTCGCGCACTTGAAACGTGGTGCGAACGAAGTTATTCACGTCTCAGCATCTCACAACGAGCAGGAAAAGAAAGATGTGAGCAAAGCTGACGTGTTGCCTGCAGGTTCGTCGCGatgaaataataacaataataaaatatttttaaaagtaTAAGCTTGTATACCGTTTGATAGTTTCGGGCCACCTGAATAAGAAACGTTTACTTCCTCTCTCAGTTTGTGCCGATGACCACGGGCGTCAAGAAAAGCTTTGGCCCTTTGAACAGACCGAGGTGAACATGAGCGCGAAATACAGGTTGGCTAGCGAGAGTAAAGTGCGGCTGGCTGTCGTCGGTTAGTGTAGTTGCTTGCTGTGCTAAAACGTCATGACGAAACTTGATCGGTAGATTGCATGTGCTGTTGCCGTGACGGCCGCGCCTCGCAGGAGGGCAACATCAGAGTGAAAAGAAACATCCTTGTCTAATCCGCTCACCGCCACCGTATACCTCCACAGAGCGAGGGAGGGAGGAGACATAGAAAACAGGGGAAACTGACCCCCCTGACTAAATGCA
Coding sequences within:
- the LOC129387605 gene encoding immunoglobulin superfamily DCC subclass member 4-like, encoding MGPDILWRGLFLVILMVIGAQGYVHDSTGRVGAGACYRLEEGKRLVLDCDGLSKRSDRFPFAWMKNNRRFLPSSNGEVRLEQTRLIIEKARREDAGVYMCSDMMSTGYGQSTTGRVLHVATPVDLVPFSPRLVVRDGSTLRLRCNASAVPRPEVSWWKDGEPLPGGGRVRLLHGPPPDSLPLAQLEVSFMGAEDEAVYACKASHPACELSATTATRVFVRSECSLYACPRDHAVPSTLRSPYIRESRSDSRSLADRCCLPLLVLCFRYWKLVIFHTRRYP